The genomic DNA TCGTAGCTGTCCGACCAGTCATCATAGAGCCGCCGGGACGCTTCTGGCGTGGTCGCGCCATAGACGGCATCCAGATCTTCAGTGTTCTGAGCCATGCTGCGCCCTCCTTGGGTGGCATCACATCACCGCTGAATACACACTGTCAACATGCGCGTCAGTCGAGGGTGCGTTTGAATCCGGTATGCGACGGGATAAAGCCCAACGCATGATAGAACTGATTGCTCTCTGTGCGGCTCTGGTTCATGGTCAGTTGCATCAACGAACACTCTGCTTCGCGTGCCCGCGCCTCTGCATCCGCAAACATCTGCCGACCGACCCCCTGCCCGCGCAAATCGCTCGCGACGCGCACGCTTTCGATCTGTGCCCGGCGCGCGGCACGCAAGGACAACCCGCTGATAAAGGTAATCTGGTAGGTCGCCAGTATCCGCCCGGTACCATCCTCACCCACGATCAGGTGATTACCACCCTCAGATTGCATCGCATCAAACGCGGCCAAATAGACCGACATATCGCCCTGTTCGCGCGCCTTGCCCAGATCATCGTCAACCAACAGCGCAATTACGGCGGGAACATCGGTTCGCGTGGCGGGCCGGAACCGGATCACCCTTGCGCCGCCTGAACAAAGGCGCGCATCAGATCGGCATCCTTAATCCCCGGCGCCTGCTCGATCCCCGAAGCCACATCAACCTGTCTCGCGCCCGTTGCACACACGGCCTCTGCCACATTCTGCGGGGTCAGGCCGCCCGCCAACATCCAGGGCAGCGACCAACGGCGCCCCGCGATCAACGCCCAGTCAAAGGAAACGGCATTGCCGCCCGGACGATCGGCGCCCTTAGGCGGTTTCGCATCCACCAATAACTGATCGGCCACCTGTGCGTAGGTATCCAGCCGGGTCAGATCTGCCGCCTCGGCGATACCCACCACCTTCATCACCGGCAGGCCATAACGCGCTTTGATTTCGACCACGCGCGCGGCACTTTCGGAACCATGCAGTTGCAGCATATCCAGCGGTACGGTTTCCGTCAGGGCATCCAGCGTCGCATTGTCCGCGTCCACCGTCAGGGACACCTTGGCAATCCCCTCGGGAACGGCCTGTGCGATCTCGCGCGCGGCATCCAGCGTCAAATACCGGGGTGATCTGGCAAAGAAGTTCAGACCGATATACGCCGCGCCCGCATCGGCAGCCGCGTCAACGTCCTTCAGGCGGGTCAGCCCGCACATCTTGATCCGAATGTCGCGTGTCATGGCTCGGCTCAGCTGGCTTCGTCCAGCAGCGCCAGAACGTCATCCTTGCCCTCGTGCTTTTCACCCTTCAGACGGCGCAGTTCGGCGCGCAGGCGTTGCAGCTCGCGGGCCTGACGCGCGGCGGCGGCGCGTTCGCCCGCCTCGCGAATCCACTCCCAGATGAATCCCAGAACCAGTCCAGCCAGCACACCGCCAAACATCACGACAAAGAGCGGCACATCATAGGCAGGCGTCATCGCCGCAAGGCGCGCAATCTCTCCGGGCAACACTTTGACTGTCACGAACTCGCGATTGGCGAGCGCAATCAGGATCAGCGCCACCGCAAAGATGGCGATGCTGGCATAGCGAATGTAGCGCATGGTTTACTTCCCGTTCAGACGGTCCCTGAGCAGCTTGCCCGTCTTGAAGAATGGCACATGCTTCTCCTCAACGTAAACCGATTCGCCGGTGCGGGGATTTCGGCCGGTCCGTGCATCCCGCTTTTTGACGGAAAACGCGCCGAAGCCGCGCAACTCGACACGATTGCCACCAGCCATCGCGTCGGTAATCTCGTTAAAGATAGTATTCACGATCCGTTCGACATCGCGTTGGTAAAGATGCGGATTCTCGTCCGCAATTTTCTGAATGAGCTCCGATCGGATCATCGAGCAAGTCCCCCGGTCTTCTGTTTTTTTGGCGCAAGCAGCACAGCCCGACTATAGATATAATTGTGCAGAAGAAAACGGAAAGCATGCCGACAGATGTCAATTTTTGCGTTTTTACGACGCCAAGCCGTGGCAATTCGGCGCGAATCCGCGCCTGCCCCCGCGTCAGCCGGTCCCCTTGCGACACTGTTGGCGAATTGCGCTCAGATGATTCGGAGCATCTCTTGACCAGTTTGCGTTCAAACGAGCATCACCCCGCGCCGCAGTAGATTGACGCCAGCGACCAGCAAAACAAACAGCGTGACCCTGCGAAACACAGCCTGATCAATGCGGTCCTGAATCGCAAACCCCATCCACATCCCCAGCAGTGCTGGCGGCACCATCGCCAGCGAGAATGGCATCGTTTCCGCGCGCAGGATCCCCGACCCGAAATGCGCCATGGCGAGCAGAATCGCACCTGACCCATAGATCACCCCCTGAACCCGCATCTGTTCGCGTTTTTCCGTGCCTTGCGCCGTCAGCATCGCCACTGTCGGCGGTCCCCAAACGGCGGTCAGCCCGCCCATTGCGCCCGTCAGCAGGCCAATGCCCACCTCCAGCCGCGGACCGGGGTTGGGCGGCAGGCGCAGACCACGCCCCAGCAGCGTCATGGCGGCATATAGTGTGACCGGCACACCAATCAGCAGGTATAGCGCGGATGATGGCAATAGTGGCACCAACTGCGCCGCCGCGACCAGCATCGCCGCCGCCGACATCAGGAACAGTCGGAACCGTCGCACCGATTGCCATGCAGCGCCGAGACCCTGCCGCAACGCCTGCCAGATGTTCGTCACCAGCGTCGGTAGGATCACGCCCGCCAACGCCAGTTCCGGCGCCATGACCGAGCCGAGACACGAAATCATCACCATCGGCAGAGCAAAACCTACGAGGCCCTTGATCATCCCCGCGAACAAGGTGACGGTCAGCGCGAACACCCAGATGATCATGGCGTCCGGACCGACGGAAACGGGGGCTGTGAAAATCTCCATCGCGCCTGTCTAACACTGCTTGAGTATGCTGCGCTGCAAAAAAAATTTGCGCAATAAACAATCAAAAATGCGCGCTTCTTGGTTAAATTGTTGCGCTGCACCTGCAAAGTGGCTAGGACAAAGCGCGACAAAAGAAGGATGCACTAAGATGGCCCATGATGGACAGGATCTCGCGACAACCAAAGAGCCGCTTCTAGACGATCTGACCCGCCTTACGGCGACGGCGCTGCCTGCGGTCGACGCAGTGCTGGATGCCGCCAAGGAGGCGCTGCGCGCCCTTCTGGTGCAGGACGGTCGCGTGTCGGGCGCAGCACTCGAGACCCATCAGAGTGCCGCGCATGGTCTGGCATGGCTCGCCACCTATCGTGAGGCGCTGCACCAGATGCAGAAATGGGCCGAGCGGCTGTCGGAGACAGGTCAGTTTGGCGAAGTCGAGGCGCTGATTCACCAGATCGCATTTGGCGAATACCTGCACCAGATCGCCGGCGGCATCCCGATGAATCAGGGCGAAGTGGTCCGCCTGGCCGAGCTTGGCCTCGGCTGGAGTGCCCTTGGCGGTTTCCAGTGCGATGAGGTTCAGACCCTCATGGCACGCGGCAACACGCAAGCTGCGCGCACGCAACTGGTCGCGCTGATGCAGGAACGCAGCGCCGAAATCACCGTCGGGCACAGCGGTCTGGACGAAGAGCTTGAGATGATCCGCGAACAGTTCCGCCGCTACGCGGTCGAGCGCGTCGAACCACACGCCCATGACTGGCATCTCAAGGACGAGTTGATCCCGATGGAGATCATCGAGGAACTGGCAGAGATGGGCGTTTTCGGTCTGACGATCCCCGAGGAGTTTGGCGGGCTTGGCCTCAGCAAGGCATCAATGGTCGTTGTCTCCGAGGAACTCAGCCGGGGATACATCGGCGTCGGCTCTCTCGGCACCCGATCCGAAATCGCGGCAGAACTGATCATCTGCGGCGGCACCGACGCGCAAAAGGCACAGTGGTTGCCCAAGCTGGCCAGCGCCGAAATCCTGCCCACTGCCGTCTTTACCGAGCCAAACACCGGCTCTGATCTGGGTGCTTTGCGCACCCGTGCGGTCAAGGATGGCGATGATTACCGCGTGACCGGAAACAAGACTTGGATCACCCACGCCGCACGCACTCATGTGATGACGTTGCTGGCGCGCACTGACCCGGACACGACGGACCATCGTGGCCTGTCGATGTTCCTCGCTGAAAAGACGCCGGGCACCGACGACGCCCCCTTCCCGACCGAAGGTATGAGCGGCGGCGAAATCGAAGTCTTGGGCTATCGCGGGATGAAAGAATACGAACTCGGCTTCGACAACTTTCACGTCAAAGGCGAGAACCTGCTCGGCGGGGAAGAAGGCAAAGGGTTCAAGCAACTCATGGAGACGTTCGAGAGCGCGCGCATCCAGACCGCCGCCCGTGCCATCGGCGTGGCGCAATCCGCGCTCGACGTGGGGATGCAATACGCGCAGGACCGCAAACAATTCCGTAAATCACTGATCGACTTCCCACGCGTTTCCAGCAAGCTGGCGATGATGGCGGTCGAGATCATGGTGGCCCGGCAACTGACCTATTTCAGCGCATGGGAAAAGGATCAGGGACGCCGTTGCGATCTAGAGGCCGGTATGGCCAAGCTGCTGGGCGCGCGTGTCGCGTGGGCCGCGGCGGACAACGCGCTGCAAATCCACGGCGGTAACGGTTTTGCGCTGGAATACAAAATCAGCCGTATTCTATGCGACGCACGCATCCTGAACATCTTTGAAGGGGCCGCAGAAATTCAGGCACAGGTTATCGCCCGGCGCCTGCTGGATCAGCGAAACTGAATCACGATCAAACACATTGCGTAGGCCGGGCATCAGCCCGGCACACAGATCCAAGCAAACATTGCGTCTCGGAAGGCGGTCCCGCAAACTGCCGCCATGGCACAGATATACATCCCGACCCACGGCCCGCTCGACTGGCGCGCATTGCTGGCAGACCCCCAAAAGCAATGGCGCGCAGGCTATTCCGCACAGGCTGCCGCGCGATCCTGGGAGGATGCAAAGGGGTTGCCACCCGAAATCGCCACCATCCTTGGACCTGACGCTGAACTGCTGTTGGCATTTCCCGAGCATAAGGTCGCGCTGCCCGGCGGATCACGACCCAGCCAATGCGATATCTTCGCCCTCGCGCGCACCCCAGACCAGACCATCGCATTGAGCGTCGAAGCCAAGGTCAACGAACCTTTCGACCGCAGCCTCGCCGATTGGATGGGCGACCGGCGATGCGCGGCATCTGGAAGATGCAAAACCTGATCACCAAGGGGCATTGCCGGGCAGTTGACGGCGCACCGACGCAATACCGACGTTTTACCGACGCAATACCGACATCCCAATTTGCCGTCAGTGAAACAACCTGAGCAAACACAGCGTGATGCCCGGAAACGCCACGAGGATCACCACCCGTACCAGATCGGACGCCACGAACGGCAGCACCGCTCGGTAGGTCTCTACCATCTTCGTGCCCCGGTCCATCGCATTGATAACAAACAGGTTCATCCCCACCGGCGGCGTGATCAGGCCCACCTCGACCACGATCAGTACCAGAATGCCGAACCAGATCGCCAGTTCCTCTCCGGTCATGCCAAAATCGAGTTGGATGACAATCGGAAAGAAAATCGGGATCGTCAACAGGATCATCGACAAGCTGTCCATCACACAGCCAAACACCAAATACAGCACAAGGATGATCGACAGGATCACCCACGGGCTATAGCCCGTCGCCAGCACGTACTCGGCCAGCGCCTGTGGCGTCTGGGTCAACGCCAGAAATCCGTTGTAGAAGGCCGCGCCGAAAATGATGAAGAAAATCATCGCACTGTTCCGCGCCGTCGCCAGAAAGCTGTCGATCAGTGTTTTGGCCGTCAGCCCACGATTGAGCAACGCGATGATACCCGTGCCCGCCGCCCCAACGGCTGCGCCTTCGGTCGGTGTGAACCAGCCTCGATAGATGCCGCCCACAACCAAAGCAAAAACCAACAGAACCGGCCAGACCGCGATCAGTGCGCGCCAGCGTTCCTGATATGGTATCGGATCGCGTAGACCCGCCGCCCCCGGGTTCATCCGGACATAGATCGCAATGGTGATCATGTAGCCAATCGCGGCTAACACACCGGGAATAAAGGCGGAAAGGAAAAGTTTGGCGATGTTTTGCTCGGTCAGGATCGCGTAGATCACCAGAATCACCGACGGCGGAATAAGGATACCAAGTGTACCCCCCGCGGCCAGTGTGGCCGACGAAAACCCACCCGAATACCCATAGCGCCGCAACTCTGGCAGGGCCACCTGCCCCATGGTCGCCGCCGTTGCCAATGAACTGCCACAGATCGCGCCGAACCCTGCGCAGGCCCCCACGGATGCCATCGCGACGCCGCCCTTGCGGTGACCCAGCCACGCCTCGGCTGCCTTGAAGAGCGCGGTGGACATGCCGCCCAATGTGGCGAACTGCCCCATCAGCAGGAACATTGGCACGATGGTCAGCGAATAGTTGGAAAAGGTCGAATAGGTCTCGGTTTTCAGCTTTGACAGGCCGACATTCATGCCGCCCGTCACCATATAAAGCCCCCCAGCCCGACCAGAAACATCGCCAGCCCGATTGGAACACGCAGGAAAATCAGAGCCAAAAGCACAGGGAAGGAGGTGATCCCAATGGCCAGATCGCTCATGCTTCGGATCCGTCCTGCGTGCCTAGGATACGCTGCCCGGTCAGCGTTTCGACCAACCGGGCCAGCGCCACATAGATCCCCACAACAGCAGCCAACGCGGCGGCCAAGAAGCTGGCGAGGTAGGACCACCAGATCGGCATCTGCAACATGAATGTCGTCTCGTTGTACCGCATCTTTCCCTGCATTCCCTCGAACAGCCGCCAAGCGATCAGCGCAAGCACGAGGGCGAAAACAACATCAATCACGATTTGCAAAACGCGGCTCGCACCGTCAGGCAGACGCGCGGTGAACAGATCCACGGTCGCATGGCCACCACTGATCTGGCAGATCGGAAGAAAGGCAAAGATCGCAAAGGCCACGCCCGCCTCGACCAATTCAAACGCACCCAGAACCGGGCCGAAACCTGCATCCAGCAGACGCTGGGCAACCTTGGCGAACACGTCGGATGTGACCGCGTTGTGCAGCAGCCCGTTCGCCAGCCGTCCGAGGATCGAAACGCAGGTCAGCGCAATGAGCAAGGTCAGGACCGCGCCACCCAGCACGGCCATGGCGCTGGCGACAAAAGTGACAATCCGGTGCATCAATGCAGGTCCCTGACTGGGTGGGCCGACATGGCATCGGCCCACTGCTGGATCACATAGAGTTCTTTTCGATCAATGACTTGGCCTGATCAACCAGAGCCTGCCCATCAAAACCCTTGGCATCCATGTCAGCGATCCAACCCGCCTCTACCGGGTCGGCGGCCTCTTTCCATTCTGCCACCTGTTCGGGGGTGAGGTCGATGATGTTGTTACCGCGATCCTCTGCCGCCTTGCGCGCGGGACCGTCCGATTCCGCCATTGTCTTGCCTGCCAGCGCCGAAAGGTCTGCACCTGACTGGCCGTCGATGGCCGCTTTCAGATCATCGGGCAGGCTGTCGTATTTGTCCTTGTTCATCGCGAAAATGAACGCGGTGGTATACAGCGCCTCATCACCAAACGTCGTGTGGTTGGTAACCAGTTCCGGCACTTTCAGCGCCGCCGTCACCTCCCACGGGATCACGGTGGCGTTGATCACACCCTTGGACAATGCCTCTGGGACGGCCGGGACGGGCATACCGACAGGGGTTGCGCCCAACTCTCCCAGCATACCAGTGATGATCCGCGTCGGGCCGCGCACGGTTTTACCATTTAGATCGGCGATGGAATTTACCGGATCCTTGGAATGGATCACGCCGGGGCCATGCACCCATACGCCGAGGATTTTCATCTCGGCAAAATCGGCGTCCATCATGTTTGCTTCGGCAAACTGCCAGAACGCGCGGCTCGTATCCTCGGCATTGGACATAATGAACGGCAATTCGAATACTTCGGCCTGCGGAAAACGGCCCGGCGTATATCCGGCGACGGTCCAGATTATATCTGCCACACCGTCCACGACCTGAGTGGCCAGTTCGGGCGGCTTGCCACCCAGCTGCATCGACGGGAAATGGTCGATCTTGATGCGCCCGCCAGACGCCTCCATCACGCGCTCGGCCCAAGGCACGAGGATCAGTTTGGGCACGTTGGCCTGTGGCGGCAGGAACTGGTGCATTTTCAGTGTCACATCCTGAGCGGCGGCAAAGGTTGCCCAGCAAGCGGCGATCGCAGTCAACGCCCCGGCACGCGCAGCACCGGTAAGGGTAAAGTGTTTCATGGTATTTTCCTCCCTTTAACACCGGGACCGCGCGGGCGATCCCGGACAGCGGGCTCTGGCCCGTCTTATCATGTACTACACATGCATGCGTACGAGTTTGCAACCATCAAGCGGCGCAAGACATTGGTGCAACAGGATCGTATCTCAGCGAGTGATGCCCAGCTCGACCGGGGACAGCCCGTCAATCTGGCCTTTCAACGTTGCGCCGGGCGCGACCGGGCCGACGCCTGCGGGCGTCCCTGTGTAGATCAAGTCACCGGGTGACAGATGATAAAACCGCGACAGATGCGCAATGATCTCTGGCGCAGACCATATCATATCACTCAGCGTCGCATCCTGCACACGCGTGCCATCCATATCCAGCGTGATTGCCTGATCCGCGATCAGACCAAACTCCGTCGCAGGGGTGATCGCGGCCATGATAGCCGCGTTCTCGAAATCCTTGCCCAGATCCCACGGACGACGCTTGTCCTTGGCTGCGGCCTGCAAATCGCGCCGCGTCAGGTCGATACCACATGCATACCCATAGACCGCCTGCATGGCATTTTCGACTGTCGCCTCAAAGGCTGCGGCCCCGAGGGCCATCACGAATTCCATTTCATAGTGGCAGTCCGACGTGCCCGGCGGATAGGCAATATCTGTCCCGGACAGAATCAGCGCATGTGCAGACTTGGTAAAGTAAAACGGCGCCTCACGGTCGACTTCGTTGCCCATCTCGGCGGCATGCGCTGCATAGTTCCGCCCGACACAAAAGATGCGGCGAACAGGAAAAAGAGCGTCCGATCCGGTGATCGGCACGGCAGGCGCGGCGGGCAAGTCAAAGAGCATGTTGGCGGGCATGGACGCACCTGTGTTATGGGAGTTATCGTGCCTTTATGCGGGGCACAAAGGGGGCTGTCAAAGCCTTGCATACGTATCAGCACAGCAGAACTTCAGCCCGCCGCACCAGTCGT from Roseovarius pelagicus includes the following:
- a CDS encoding DUF6946 family protein; its protein translation is MAQIYIPTHGPLDWRALLADPQKQWRAGYSAQAAARSWEDAKGLPPEIATILGPDAELLLAFPEHKVALPGGSRPSQCDIFALARTPDQTIALSVEAKVNEPFDRSLADWMGDRRCAASGRCKT
- a CDS encoding sulfite exporter TauE/SafE family protein, encoding MEIFTAPVSVGPDAMIIWVFALTVTLFAGMIKGLVGFALPMVMISCLGSVMAPELALAGVILPTLVTNIWQALRQGLGAAWQSVRRFRLFLMSAAAMLVAAAQLVPLLPSSALYLLIGVPVTLYAAMTLLGRGLRLPPNPGPRLEVGIGLLTGAMGGLTAVWGPPTVAMLTAQGTEKREQMRVQGVIYGSGAILLAMAHFGSGILRAETMPFSLAMVPPALLGMWMGFAIQDRIDQAVFRRVTLFVLLVAGVNLLRRGVMLV
- the ihfB gene encoding integration host factor subunit beta, with the protein product MIRSELIQKIADENPHLYQRDVERIVNTIFNEITDAMAGGNRVELRGFGAFSVKKRDARTGRNPRTGESVYVEEKHVPFFKTGKLLRDRLNGK
- a CDS encoding lipopolysaccharide assembly protein LapA domain-containing protein, with translation MRYIRYASIAIFAVALILIALANREFVTVKVLPGEIARLAAMTPAYDVPLFVVMFGGVLAGLVLGFIWEWIREAGERAAAARQARELQRLRAELRRLKGEKHEGKDDVLALLDEAS
- a CDS encoding GNAT family N-acetyltransferase, which produces MIRFRPATRTDVPAVIALLVDDDLGKAREQGDMSVYLAAFDAMQSEGGNHLIVGEDGTGRILATYQITFISGLSLRAARRAQIESVRVASDLRGQGVGRQMFADAEARAREAECSLMQLTMNQSRTESNQFYHALGFIPSHTGFKRTLD
- a CDS encoding acyl-CoA dehydrogenase family protein; protein product: MAHDGQDLATTKEPLLDDLTRLTATALPAVDAVLDAAKEALRALLVQDGRVSGAALETHQSAAHGLAWLATYREALHQMQKWAERLSETGQFGEVEALIHQIAFGEYLHQIAGGIPMNQGEVVRLAELGLGWSALGGFQCDEVQTLMARGNTQAARTQLVALMQERSAEITVGHSGLDEELEMIREQFRRYAVERVEPHAHDWHLKDELIPMEIIEELAEMGVFGLTIPEEFGGLGLSKASMVVVSEELSRGYIGVGSLGTRSEIAAELIICGGTDAQKAQWLPKLASAEILPTAVFTEPNTGSDLGALRTRAVKDGDDYRVTGNKTWITHAARTHVMTLLARTDPDTTDHRGLSMFLAEKTPGTDDAPFPTEGMSGGEIEVLGYRGMKEYELGFDNFHVKGENLLGGEEGKGFKQLMETFESARIQTAARAIGVAQSALDVGMQYAQDRKQFRKSLIDFPRVSSKLAMMAVEIMVARQLTYFSAWEKDQGRRCDLEAGMAKLLGARVAWAAADNALQIHGGNGFALEYKISRILCDARILNIFEGAAEIQAQVIARRLLDQRN
- a CDS encoding phosphoribosylanthranilate isomerase, whose product is MTRDIRIKMCGLTRLKDVDAAADAGAAYIGLNFFARSPRYLTLDAAREIAQAVPEGIAKVSLTVDADNATLDALTETVPLDMLQLHGSESAARVVEIKARYGLPVMKVVGIAEAADLTRLDTYAQVADQLLVDAKPPKGADRPGGNAVSFDWALIAGRRWSLPWMLAGGLTPQNVAEAVCATGARQVDVASGIEQAPGIKDADLMRAFVQAAQG
- a CDS encoding TRAP transporter substrate-binding protein produces the protein MKHFTLTGAARAGALTAIAACWATFAAAQDVTLKMHQFLPPQANVPKLILVPWAERVMEASGGRIKIDHFPSMQLGGKPPELATQVVDGVADIIWTVAGYTPGRFPQAEVFELPFIMSNAEDTSRAFWQFAEANMMDADFAEMKILGVWVHGPGVIHSKDPVNSIADLNGKTVRGPTRIITGMLGELGATPVGMPVPAVPEALSKGVINATVIPWEVTAALKVPELVTNHTTFGDEALYTTAFIFAMNKDKYDSLPDDLKAAIDGQSGADLSALAGKTMAESDGPARKAAEDRGNNIIDLTPEQVAEWKEAADPVEAGWIADMDAKGFDGQALVDQAKSLIEKNSM
- a CDS encoding TRAP transporter small permease, encoding MHRIVTFVASAMAVLGGAVLTLLIALTCVSILGRLANGLLHNAVTSDVFAKVAQRLLDAGFGPVLGAFELVEAGVAFAIFAFLPICQISGGHATVDLFTARLPDGASRVLQIVIDVVFALVLALIAWRLFEGMQGKMRYNETTFMLQMPIWWSYLASFLAAALAAVVGIYVALARLVETLTGQRILGTQDGSEA
- a CDS encoding fumarylacetoacetate hydrolase family protein gives rise to the protein MPANMLFDLPAAPAVPITGSDALFPVRRIFCVGRNYAAHAAEMGNEVDREAPFYFTKSAHALILSGTDIAYPPGTSDCHYEMEFVMALGAAAFEATVENAMQAVYGYACGIDLTRRDLQAAAKDKRRPWDLGKDFENAAIMAAITPATEFGLIADQAITLDMDGTRVQDATLSDMIWSAPEIIAHLSRFYHLSPGDLIYTGTPAGVGPVAPGATLKGQIDGLSPVELGITR